The Shinella zoogloeoides genome includes a region encoding these proteins:
- a CDS encoding sugar ABC transporter substrate-binding protein translates to MKTLTYLLASTGLALSLGSAALAQENATVAFLMPDQASTRYEQHDYPGFKAEMEKLCASCTVIYQNANADVALQQQQFNSVIAQGAKVIVLDPVDSAAAAALVEIAQSQDVKVIAYDRPIPDKPADYYVSFDNQGIGKAIAQSLVDHLKAKGVPDGAGVLEINGSPTDAAAGLIRDGIHEALSASPYKTLAEFDTPEWAPPKAQEWAAGQITRFGDEIKGIVAANDGTGGGAIAALKAAGVKEMPPVTGNDATIAALQLIISGDQYNTISKPSEIVAAAAANVAVKLLKGEMPEATHKLYETPSQLFVPAVVTAENIKAEIFDKGINKPDEVCTGEYVEGCRKLGIIN, encoded by the coding sequence ATGAAGACGCTTACCTATCTGCTCGCCTCGACCGGCCTTGCCCTGTCGCTCGGCAGCGCCGCCCTTGCCCAGGAAAACGCCACCGTCGCCTTCCTGATGCCCGACCAGGCCTCGACCCGCTATGAGCAGCATGACTATCCGGGCTTCAAGGCGGAGATGGAGAAGCTGTGCGCGAGCTGCACGGTGATCTACCAGAACGCCAATGCCGACGTCGCACTCCAGCAGCAGCAGTTCAACTCGGTCATCGCCCAGGGCGCCAAGGTCATCGTTCTCGACCCGGTCGATTCCGCCGCTGCCGCCGCCCTCGTCGAGATCGCCCAGTCGCAGGACGTCAAGGTCATCGCCTATGACCGTCCGATCCCGGACAAGCCGGCCGACTACTATGTTTCCTTCGACAACCAGGGCATCGGCAAGGCCATCGCCCAGTCGCTGGTCGACCACCTGAAGGCCAAGGGCGTTCCGGACGGCGCCGGCGTGCTCGAAATCAACGGCTCGCCGACGGACGCGGCCGCCGGCCTCATCCGCGACGGCATCCATGAGGCACTCTCCGCCTCGCCCTACAAGACGCTTGCCGAATTCGACACGCCGGAATGGGCGCCGCCGAAGGCGCAGGAATGGGCAGCCGGCCAGATCACCCGCTTCGGCGACGAGATCAAGGGCATCGTGGCGGCAAACGACGGCACGGGCGGCGGTGCCATCGCGGCGCTGAAGGCCGCCGGCGTCAAGGAAATGCCGCCGGTGACGGGCAACGACGCGACCATCGCCGCGCTCCAGCTCATCATCTCGGGCGATCAGTACAACACGATCTCCAAGCCCTCGGAGATCGTCGCTGCCGCAGCGGCCAACGTGGCCGTCAAGCTCCTCAAGGGCGAGATGCCGGAAGCCACCCACAAGCTCTACGAAACGCCTTCGCAGCTCTTCGTTCCGGCCGTGGTGACGGCCGAGAACATCAAGGCCGAGATCTTCGACAAGGGGATCAACAAGCCGGACGAAGTCTGCACCGGAGAGTATGTTGAAGGTTGCCGCAAACTCGGCATCATCAACTAA
- a CDS encoding ATP-binding cassette domain-containing protein produces MTATLQDAPAKGEPVLRLRGVSKNFGAVSALTDIELDVQAGEVVALVGDNGAGKSTLVKVLAGVHQPSSGTVEFCGQQVTLDSPAKALDMGIATVFQDLALCENLDVVANLFLGHEMSPWALDEVAMEVRAWTLLRELAARIPSVREPIASLSGGQRQTVAIARSLLLNPKLIMLDEPTAALGVAQTAEVLNLIERVRDRGLGVIIISHNMEDVRAVADRIVVLRLGRNNGVFTPDSSNQELVSAITGATDNSVSRRADRKAGHVQETHGGAA; encoded by the coding sequence ATGACAGCCACGCTACAAGATGCTCCCGCCAAGGGAGAGCCGGTGCTTCGCCTTCGCGGCGTTTCCAAGAATTTCGGGGCCGTGTCCGCACTCACGGATATCGAGCTCGACGTGCAGGCCGGCGAAGTCGTCGCGCTCGTCGGCGACAACGGCGCCGGCAAGTCGACGCTGGTTAAGGTGCTCGCCGGCGTGCACCAGCCCTCTTCGGGCACGGTCGAATTCTGCGGCCAGCAGGTGACGCTCGACAGTCCCGCCAAGGCCCTCGACATGGGCATCGCCACCGTGTTCCAGGATCTTGCCCTCTGCGAGAACCTCGACGTCGTCGCGAACCTTTTCCTCGGCCACGAGATGTCGCCCTGGGCGCTCGACGAGGTCGCCATGGAAGTGCGCGCCTGGACGCTGCTGCGCGAGCTTGCCGCGCGCATCCCGTCCGTCCGCGAGCCCATCGCCTCGCTTTCCGGCGGCCAGCGCCAGACCGTCGCCATCGCCCGCTCGCTGCTGCTCAATCCCAAGCTCATCATGCTCGACGAGCCGACCGCCGCCCTCGGCGTGGCGCAGACGGCCGAGGTGCTGAACCTCATCGAGCGCGTGCGCGACCGCGGCCTTGGCGTCATCATCATCAGCCACAACATGGAGGACGTGCGCGCCGTCGCCGACCGTATCGTCGTGCTGCGCCTCGGGCGCAACAACGGGGTCTTTACGCCCGATTCCTCCAATCAGGAACTCGTTTCCGCCATCACCGGCGCGACCGACAACTCCGTTTCGCGCCGCGCCGATCGCAAGGCCGGACACGTCCAGGAAACCCATGGGGGCGCCGCATGA
- a CDS encoding ABC transporter permease subunit yields MSQNPSNAQPLLDRSDERVRHDDSLAAMAKSFIDRVRSGDLGMLPVAIGLVVISAVFSALNPIFLAPNNLVNLLFDCATVGVISLGIVCVLVLGEIDLSVGSMSGLASAMVGVLWVNQGWPIVGAILAALVVGAGVGLLYATLYNRLGMPSFVATLAGLLALLGMQLYILGPTGSINLPYASSLVRFGQILIMPDWLSYTLALAPGLVMIARGLRTRSQRLAANLSAQPMRALILKALLLTVLLEAAVFYLNLGRGIPWMFALFVALAIVLNYALTRTKWGRSMFAVGGNKEAARRSGINVRRIYMSAFVLCSTLAALGGILSASRLASSSQQAGTGDVNLNAIAAAVIGGTSLFGGRGSAYSALLGIIVIQAISNGLTLLNLSSSLRYMITGGVLAIAVIVDSLARRSRVSHGRA; encoded by the coding sequence ATGAGCCAGAACCCTTCCAATGCCCAGCCGCTGCTCGACCGCAGTGACGAGCGCGTGCGCCACGACGACAGCCTCGCCGCCATGGCGAAAAGCTTCATCGACCGGGTCCGTTCCGGCGACCTCGGCATGCTGCCGGTCGCCATCGGCCTCGTGGTCATCTCCGCCGTCTTCTCCGCGCTCAACCCGATCTTCCTTGCGCCGAACAACCTGGTGAACCTGCTGTTCGACTGCGCCACGGTCGGCGTCATCTCGCTCGGCATCGTCTGCGTCTTGGTGCTCGGCGAGATCGACCTTTCGGTCGGCTCGATGAGCGGGCTCGCCTCCGCCATGGTCGGCGTCCTCTGGGTCAACCAGGGCTGGCCCATCGTCGGGGCGATCCTCGCGGCCCTCGTCGTCGGCGCGGGCGTCGGCCTCCTCTATGCGACGCTCTACAACCGCCTCGGCATGCCGAGCTTCGTCGCCACGCTCGCCGGCCTGCTCGCGCTGCTCGGCATGCAGCTCTACATTCTCGGCCCGACCGGCTCGATCAACCTGCCCTATGCCTCCTCGCTGGTGCGCTTCGGCCAGATCCTGATCATGCCCGACTGGCTGTCCTACACGCTGGCGCTCGCGCCCGGCCTCGTCATGATCGCCAGGGGCCTTCGGACCCGCAGCCAGCGTCTGGCCGCGAACCTTTCGGCCCAGCCGATGCGCGCCCTGATCCTCAAGGCTTTGCTGCTGACGGTCCTTCTGGAAGCAGCCGTCTTCTACCTCAATCTCGGCCGCGGCATTCCGTGGATGTTCGCCCTCTTCGTCGCGCTCGCCATCGTCCTCAACTATGCGCTGACGCGCACCAAGTGGGGCCGCTCCATGTTCGCCGTCGGCGGCAACAAGGAAGCCGCGCGCCGCTCGGGCATCAATGTCCGCCGCATCTACATGAGCGCCTTCGTGCTCTGCTCGACGCTGGCGGCGCTGGGTGGCATCCTCTCGGCCTCGCGCCTCGCCTCCTCCAGCCAGCAGGCCGGTACCGGCGACGTCAACCTCAACGCCATCGCCGCGGCGGTCATCGGCGGCACCAGCCTCTTCGGCGGCCGCGGCAGCGCCTATTCGGCCCTTCTCGGCATCATCGTCATCCAGGCGATCTCGAACGGCCTGACGCTGCTCAATCTCTCGTCCTCGCTGCGCTACATGATCACCGGCGGGGTCCTTGCCATCGCCGTCATCGTCGACTCGCTCGCCCGTCGCTCCCGCGTCAGCCACGGCCGCGCATAA
- a CDS encoding SDR family oxidoreductase yields the protein MADLMKGKIAAITGAASGIGLECARTLIAEGAKVVLVDRAQDKLEQLCTELGPNALPLVVDLLKPSDVSGMLPRILDIAGGLDVFHANAGAYIGGPVAEGDPDAWDRMLNLNINAAFRSVHAVLPYMIERKTGDILFTSSIAGVVPVVWEPIYTASKFAVQAFVHSTRRQVAQHGVRVGAVLPGPVVTALLDDWPKEKMDEALANGSLMQPKEVADAVLFMLTRPRNVTIRDLVILPSSVDL from the coding sequence ATGGCTGACCTCATGAAGGGCAAGATCGCCGCCATCACGGGTGCCGCCTCCGGCATCGGCCTCGAATGCGCCCGCACCCTGATCGCCGAAGGCGCCAAGGTGGTGCTCGTCGACCGCGCGCAGGACAAGCTGGAACAGCTCTGCACGGAGCTCGGCCCGAACGCCCTGCCCCTCGTCGTCGACCTCTTGAAGCCGTCCGACGTCTCCGGCATGCTTCCGCGCATCCTGGACATCGCGGGAGGCCTGGACGTCTTCCACGCCAATGCCGGCGCCTATATCGGCGGCCCGGTGGCCGAGGGCGACCCGGATGCCTGGGACCGCATGCTGAACCTCAACATCAACGCCGCCTTCCGCTCGGTCCATGCGGTGCTGCCCTACATGATCGAAAGGAAAACGGGCGACATCCTCTTCACCTCTTCGATCGCCGGTGTCGTGCCCGTCGTCTGGGAGCCGATCTACACGGCCTCGAAATTCGCCGTGCAGGCGTTCGTGCATTCGACCCGCCGGCAGGTGGCGCAGCATGGCGTGCGCGTCGGCGCGGTCCTGCCCGGCCCCGTGGTCACGGCCCTTCTCGACGACTGGCCGAAGGAGAAGATGGACGAGGCGCTCGCCAACGGCAGCCTGATGCAGCCGAAGGAAGTGGCCGACGCCGTGCTCTTTATGCTGACGCGCCCGCGCAACGTCACGATCCGCGACCTCGTGATCCTGCCGAGCAGCGTGGACCTTTGA
- a CDS encoding FGGY-family carbohydrate kinase: protein MSNTSPARPAGGARYLVGVDVGTGSARAGLFDLTGRMLASGKRDISLFREPGAMVEQSSTEIWAAVCASVREAVAKAGVSPEDCAGIGFDATCSLVVLGKDGTPLPVGPSEDPERDIIVWMDHRAVDQVERINATGHAVLRYVGGRISPEMETPKLLWLKENRPHVFDAAWQFFDLADFLTWRATGDLARSTCTVTCKWTYLAHEKRWEPSYFHAIGLGILADEDFARIGQTVVEPGTPVGAGLTERAAAELGLAAGTPVGAGMIDAHAGGIGTVGVDGPPENSLGYVFGTSSCTMTSTHEPVFVPGVWGPYFSAMVPGMWLNEGGQSAAGAAIEQLLSFHPAAGEASALAGSRGLSLPVLLAELAAEKAETLSGVAGLADGLHVVPEFLGNRAPFADPHARAAIVGLGMERGIDNLVALYVAGLCGIGYGLRQIIDAQAAAGAPVEKIVISGGAGQLDLVRQLLADATGKPLLATRSEEPVLLGAAILGSVAGAAFPDVRSAMAALSATDRSYLPATGETEALHARRYDAFKRLQALAREIR from the coding sequence ATGAGCAACACTTCCCCCGCACGCCCCGCAGGCGGCGCACGCTACCTCGTCGGCGTCGATGTCGGAACGGGCAGCGCCAGGGCCGGCCTCTTCGACCTTACCGGCCGCATGCTGGCCTCCGGCAAGCGCGACATCTCGCTCTTCCGGGAGCCGGGCGCGATGGTCGAGCAGTCGAGCACCGAGATCTGGGCCGCCGTCTGCGCATCGGTGCGCGAGGCCGTTGCCAAGGCCGGCGTTTCGCCGGAAGACTGCGCCGGCATCGGCTTTGATGCGACATGCTCGCTGGTCGTCCTCGGCAAGGACGGCACGCCCCTGCCCGTCGGCCCTTCGGAAGACCCGGAACGCGACATCATCGTGTGGATGGACCACCGCGCGGTCGACCAGGTCGAGCGCATCAATGCGACGGGTCACGCGGTTCTGCGCTATGTCGGCGGGCGCATCTCGCCCGAGATGGAGACGCCGAAGCTGCTCTGGCTCAAGGAAAACCGCCCCCACGTCTTCGATGCGGCCTGGCAGTTCTTCGACCTTGCGGATTTCCTGACCTGGCGCGCAACGGGCGATCTTGCCCGTTCCACCTGCACGGTCACCTGCAAATGGACGTATCTGGCGCATGAAAAGCGCTGGGAACCGAGCTATTTCCACGCCATCGGCCTCGGCATCCTTGCCGACGAGGATTTCGCCCGTATCGGCCAGACCGTCGTCGAGCCCGGCACGCCGGTCGGCGCGGGGCTCACCGAACGCGCGGCGGCGGAACTCGGCCTTGCCGCCGGCACGCCCGTCGGCGCGGGCATGATCGATGCCCATGCGGGCGGCATCGGCACGGTGGGCGTCGACGGCCCGCCGGAAAACAGCCTCGGCTATGTCTTCGGCACCTCCTCCTGCACCATGACCTCCACCCACGAGCCGGTCTTCGTGCCGGGCGTCTGGGGCCCCTATTTCTCGGCCATGGTGCCGGGCATGTGGCTCAACGAGGGCGGACAGTCGGCGGCGGGCGCGGCCATCGAGCAGCTTCTCTCCTTCCACCCGGCGGCGGGCGAAGCCTCTGCGCTCGCCGGATCGCGCGGCCTCTCCCTGCCTGTCCTGCTGGCGGAACTTGCCGCCGAAAAGGCGGAAACGCTTTCCGGCGTCGCGGGGCTCGCGGACGGGCTGCATGTGGTTCCGGAATTCCTCGGCAACCGCGCGCCCTTCGCCGATCCCCACGCCCGCGCCGCCATCGTCGGCCTCGGGATGGAGCGCGGTATCGACAATCTCGTCGCGCTCTATGTCGCCGGTCTCTGCGGCATCGGCTACGGCCTGCGCCAGATCATCGACGCGCAGGCTGCGGCCGGAGCGCCGGTCGAGAAGATCGTCATCAGCGGGGGCGCGGGCCAGCTCGATCTCGTGCGCCAGCTTCTGGCCGATGCGACCGGCAAGCCGCTGCTCGCCACGCGGTCGGAGGAGCCCGTGCTGCTCGGCGCGGCCATTCTCGGCAGCGTCGCCGGCGCGGCATTCCCCGACGTGCGCTCGGCGATGGCGGCCCTTTCGGCCACCGACCGCAGCTACCTGCCGGCGACAGGAGAAACCGAGGCCCTTCACGCCAGGCGCTACGATGCCTTCAAGCGCCTGCAGGCATTGGCACGCGAAATCCGCTGA
- a CDS encoding GntR family transcriptional regulator has protein sequence MSDQATLQFLAGLVSLASGEPLYRQLGRALKTAIDESVLKRGAVIPSERDLSTGLGLSRVTVRKAIDNLVSDGLLDRRQGAKTVVSSRLEKSLATMTSFSEDMRSRGLEPGCVWISREISRPSPAEMMALGIPGHEKVVRLRRLRTADTMPIAIETATLPARFVPDPEAIGASLYEYLAAHGAMPVRAMQRMQAKPATEEERRLLVTPEGTSLLTMERRCFLADDQIVEFTQTKYRGDVYDFVIELTR, from the coding sequence ATGAGCGATCAGGCGACCCTTCAATTTCTGGCCGGGCTCGTTTCCCTTGCGAGCGGCGAGCCGCTCTATCGCCAGCTCGGGCGTGCGCTGAAGACCGCCATCGATGAATCCGTGCTGAAGCGCGGCGCGGTGATCCCCAGCGAGCGGGACCTCAGCACCGGCCTCGGCCTTTCGCGCGTCACGGTGCGCAAGGCCATCGACAACCTCGTTTCCGACGGCCTGCTCGACCGTCGGCAAGGGGCGAAGACCGTCGTTTCCTCCCGCCTCGAAAAGTCGCTCGCGACGATGACGAGCTTTTCGGAGGACATGCGCTCGCGCGGGCTGGAACCCGGCTGCGTCTGGATTTCCCGGGAGATCAGCCGCCCCTCGCCCGCCGAGATGATGGCGCTCGGCATTCCCGGCCATGAGAAGGTCGTGCGGCTCAGGCGCCTGCGCACGGCCGATACCATGCCGATCGCCATCGAGACCGCGACCCTGCCCGCCCGCTTCGTTCCCGACCCGGAGGCCATCGGCGCCTCGCTCTACGAATATCTCGCCGCTCATGGCGCCATGCCCGTGCGCGCCATGCAGCGCATGCAGGCGAAGCCGGCGACGGAGGAGGAACGCCGGCTGCTCGTAACGCCCGAGGGCACCAGCCTTCTGACCATGGAACGCCGCTGCTTCCTCGCCGACGACCAGATCGTCGAGTTCACCCAGACGAAATATCGCGGCGACGTCTACGACTTCGTCATCGAGCTGACGCGATAA
- a CDS encoding putative N-acetylmannosamine-6-phosphate 2-epimerase yields the protein MPFDFSQLENGLIVSCQPVKGGAMDNAAMVVGFALAALDGGAIALRIESADYVRAVRAATDRPIIGLVKRDLDDSPVRITPFIEDVEALASAGADIIAYDATDRVRPVSTRALIERIHAAGKVAMADCSILADAERALTEGAEIVGSTLAGYTGPVEPTEPDFALMRGMRALTPYVIAEGCVRTTDHAVKAHAAGAYAVVVGSAITRPEHVTSWFRSALDDAQASGA from the coding sequence GTGCCATTCGATTTCAGTCAGCTCGAAAACGGCCTGATCGTCTCCTGCCAGCCGGTCAAGGGCGGCGCCATGGACAATGCGGCCATGGTGGTGGGCTTCGCGCTCGCCGCGCTCGATGGCGGCGCCATCGCGTTGCGCATCGAATCCGCCGATTATGTGCGGGCCGTCCGCGCAGCGACGGACCGGCCGATCATCGGCCTCGTCAAGCGCGACCTCGACGATTCCCCCGTCCGCATCACCCCGTTCATCGAGGATGTCGAGGCGCTGGCGTCCGCCGGCGCGGATATCATCGCCTATGACGCCACGGACCGCGTGCGCCCCGTCTCCACCCGCGCGCTGATCGAGCGTATCCACGCGGCCGGCAAGGTCGCTATGGCGGACTGCTCCATCCTTGCCGATGCCGAGCGGGCGCTTACCGAGGGCGCGGAGATCGTCGGCTCGACGCTTGCCGGCTATACCGGCCCGGTCGAGCCCACGGAGCCGGACTTCGCATTGATGCGCGGCATGCGGGCGCTGACGCCCTATGTCATCGCCGAAGGCTGCGTGCGCACGACCGACCATGCGGTGAAGGCCCATGCGGCCGGTGCCTATGCCGTGGTCGTCGGCTCGGCCATCACCCGGCCGGAACATGTCACCTCCTGGTTCCGCAGCGCGCTCGACGATGCGCAGGCGAGCGGGGCCTGA
- a CDS encoding ROK family protein: protein MAAPDAILAIDVGGTKMLAALVRGTSVLDTVRLPTPADGDPAHWFAVLFAAIETWQGRYDAVGVAVTGIVDDGHWSALNRKTLNIPDGFPLVATIARFTDAPVFAANDAQAAAWGEYAFGAGGREDMVFLTISTGIGGGIVTGGRLLGGLGGHFGQLRDLDHPGETLEDRVSGRWIAAQAATYAPDATAREVFAAAHAGEGWAKAVVEASARQAANLCRNVQLALDPRRIVIGGSIGLAEGYLSAMERALDSVPPRLKPSLHTAALAENAGVIGIADLAQRRPATMRENGQ, encoded by the coding sequence ATGGCCGCGCCGGACGCCATCCTCGCAATCGATGTCGGCGGCACGAAGATGCTGGCGGCGCTGGTGCGCGGCACAAGCGTTCTCGACACCGTGCGCCTGCCGACGCCGGCCGATGGCGACCCAGCCCACTGGTTCGCCGTGCTCTTTGCCGCGATCGAAACCTGGCAGGGCCGCTATGACGCGGTCGGTGTCGCCGTCACCGGCATTGTCGACGATGGCCACTGGTCGGCGCTGAACCGCAAGACGCTTAATATTCCCGACGGATTTCCTCTGGTCGCGACCATCGCCCGCTTCACGGATGCGCCGGTCTTCGCCGCCAACGATGCGCAGGCCGCCGCCTGGGGCGAATATGCCTTCGGCGCGGGCGGGCGTGAGGACATGGTGTTCCTTACCATCTCCACCGGCATCGGCGGCGGCATCGTCACCGGCGGGCGGCTTCTCGGCGGGCTCGGCGGCCATTTCGGCCAGCTCCGCGACCTCGACCATCCCGGCGAGACGCTGGAGGATCGCGTCTCCGGCCGCTGGATCGCCGCGCAGGCGGCCACGTATGCGCCGGATGCCACGGCCCGCGAGGTCTTCGCCGCCGCGCATGCGGGGGAAGGCTGGGCGAAGGCCGTCGTCGAGGCTTCGGCCCGGCAGGCGGCCAATCTCTGCCGCAATGTGCAGCTCGCGCTCGATCCGCGCCGCATCGTCATCGGCGGCAGCATCGGGCTTGCGGAAGGCTATCTTTCGGCGATGGAGCGGGCGCTCGACAGCGTGCCGCCGCGCCTCAAGCCTTCGCTTCATACCGCCGCTCTTGCGGAAAATGCGGGAGTCATCGGCATCGCAGACCTGGCGCAACGTCGCCCGGCAACCATGAGGGAGAACGGACAATGA
- a CDS encoding extracellular solute-binding protein: MIYAKMKQALYAACALGLLAGPALAEVTVLGWPGGPEEVALRAAADAYNAKSDTADADKVELLFFNRDGFWDKLQADLAAGSKAFDVNLLATYSIGRYAPFMEPIQLSDDAKAVYGDAVLATMQYQNQQYGVPTDLSAHFMYYRTDLIDALMKDDAARAKYGEISEKLLGKKLEPKMPDEWTWDDYAATALYFTQAVNPDSPTRYGTVLQLKNLLFNIMVWQSVPRAYGGDWMDESGKITVNSDAYRKGLEIYKLLYDNGATPRDSLSYEFAEANAAFASGQVAAMLQWNAAASDLTSKEKSPTVAEVTDTVAPPSGPAGRFTHIHGLGFGLNKNAEHKDGAVKFLKWLSSKEAALVYARNNGAPALTPEVVAEVAKERPDLVKLGEFAGKYGYVMTGGTSAKALSVYELQAKEFTGYWSGQQSLDDALANTEKGMAELLKQ, translated from the coding sequence ATGATCTATGCGAAGATGAAACAGGCACTTTATGCCGCCTGCGCGCTCGGCCTGCTGGCAGGCCCCGCGCTGGCCGAGGTCACGGTGCTCGGCTGGCCGGGCGGCCCGGAGGAAGTGGCGCTGCGCGCCGCCGCCGATGCCTATAACGCCAAGTCCGACACGGCGGATGCCGACAAGGTCGAGCTGCTGTTCTTCAACCGCGACGGCTTCTGGGACAAGCTGCAGGCCGACCTTGCCGCCGGCTCGAAGGCCTTCGACGTCAACCTGCTCGCGACCTACTCCATCGGCCGCTATGCGCCTTTCATGGAGCCGATCCAGCTTTCCGACGATGCGAAAGCCGTCTATGGCGATGCGGTTCTCGCCACCATGCAGTACCAGAACCAGCAGTACGGCGTCCCGACCGACCTTTCCGCGCATTTCATGTACTACCGCACGGACCTCATCGACGCGCTGATGAAGGACGATGCGGCCAGGGCGAAATATGGCGAGATCTCCGAAAAGCTGCTCGGCAAGAAGCTCGAGCCGAAGATGCCGGACGAATGGACCTGGGACGACTATGCCGCGACTGCGCTCTACTTCACCCAGGCGGTCAACCCGGATAGCCCGACGCGCTACGGCACCGTGCTCCAGCTGAAGAACCTCCTCTTCAACATCATGGTCTGGCAGTCCGTGCCGCGCGCCTATGGCGGCGACTGGATGGACGAGAGCGGCAAGATCACGGTCAATTCCGACGCCTACCGCAAGGGCCTCGAAATCTACAAGCTGCTCTACGACAACGGCGCGACGCCGCGCGATTCGCTCTCCTACGAATTCGCGGAAGCCAATGCCGCCTTCGCCTCCGGCCAGGTGGCGGCGATGCTGCAATGGAACGCCGCGGCAAGCGACCTCACCAGCAAGGAGAAGTCGCCGACCGTCGCGGAGGTCACCGACACCGTCGCCCCGCCGTCCGGCCCGGCCGGCCGCTTCACCCATATCCACGGCCTCGGCTTCGGCCTCAACAAGAATGCCGAGCACAAGGACGGTGCGGTGAAGTTCCTGAAGTGGCTCTCCTCCAAGGAAGCCGCGCTGGTCTACGCCCGCAACAACGGCGCGCCGGCCCTGACGCCCGAAGTGGTGGCCGAGGTCGCCAAGGAGCGGCCCGACCTCGTCAAGCTCGGCGAATTCGCCGGCAAGTACGGTTACGTCATGACCGGCGGCACCTCCGCCAAGGCGCTCTCGGTCTATGAGCTTCAGGCCAAGGAGTTCACCGGCTACTGGTCCGGCCAGCAGTCGCTCGACGATGCCCTTGCCAATACCGAGAAGGGCATGGCGGAGCTGCTGAAGCAGTAG
- a CDS encoding sugar ABC transporter permease, producing MATTRRQIEAPAFRMLATPLVAFLLLFLGFPAVVNLIYSVSDVTFETLRQPTLSGFGNFVAVATDGAFWRATWFSLRFGLLTAVLECALGLFLAIFLSPLIEKRSWLLAILMMPLMVAPALVGLMYRLVLHEFVGPVPYYLWAYLGASISFLGVDSAFWTLVAIETLQWTPFALLLFYMAYQAIPVEVTEAATLDGASPFQRLRDIELPLMMPTIAVALLIRFIDGFRVFDNVYVLTGSGPGGATASLSIYIYEAFFKQGAIGKAVAASVILFAASFVVLYGLNAYAARRKGKGR from the coding sequence ATGGCGACGACGAGAAGACAGATCGAGGCTCCCGCCTTCCGGATGCTGGCGACGCCGCTCGTCGCCTTCCTCCTGCTGTTCCTCGGCTTCCCCGCCGTCGTCAACCTGATCTATTCCGTTTCTGACGTCACCTTCGAGACGCTGCGCCAGCCGACGCTTTCCGGCTTCGGCAATTTCGTCGCGGTCGCCACCGACGGGGCCTTCTGGCGGGCGACGTGGTTCTCCCTGCGCTTCGGCCTGCTCACCGCCGTGCTGGAATGCGCGCTCGGCCTGTTCCTCGCCATCTTCCTTTCCCCGCTCATCGAGAAGCGAAGCTGGCTGCTGGCGATCCTGATGATGCCGCTGATGGTGGCCCCTGCCCTCGTCGGCCTCATGTACCGGCTCGTGCTGCACGAATTCGTCGGCCCGGTGCCCTATTATCTCTGGGCCTATCTCGGGGCCAGCATCTCCTTCCTCGGTGTCGATTCCGCATTCTGGACGCTCGTCGCCATCGAGACGCTGCAATGGACGCCCTTCGCGCTCCTGCTCTTCTACATGGCCTACCAGGCGATCCCCGTGGAGGTGACCGAGGCGGCGACGCTCGACGGCGCCAGCCCCTTCCAGCGCCTGCGCGATATCGAACTGCCGCTGATGATGCCGACCATCGCCGTCGCGCTCCTCATCCGCTTCATCGACGGCTTCCGCGTCTTCGACAATGTCTATGTGCTGACCGGCAGCGGCCCGGGCGGGGCGACCGCCTCGCTGTCGATCTATATCTACGAGGCCTTCTTCAAGCAGGGCGCGATCGGCAAGGCGGTCGCCGCCTCGGTGATCCTCTTCGCCGCGTCCTTCGTGGTGCTCTACGGCCTCAATGCTTATGCCGCCCGCCGCAAAGGAAAAGGCCGATGA